From Watersipora subatra chromosome 2, tzWatSuba1.1, whole genome shotgun sequence, one genomic window encodes:
- the LOC137387680 gene encoding ADP-ribosylation factor 4, with product MGLSISSLFARIFGKKAMRILMVGLDAAGKTTILYKMKLGEIVTTIPTIGFNVETVEYKNISFTVWDVGGQDKIRPLWRHYFQNTQGLIFVVDSNDRERIEEAKSELERMLNEDDLRDSTLLIFANKQDLPNALSTSELTDKLGLNNLRNRKWFIQATCATQGTGLYEGLDWLSATLSQ from the exons ATGGGTTTATCTATCTCATCCTTATTCGCCAGAATCTTTGGCAAAAAGGCCATGAGGATTCTTATGG TTGGTCTAGATGCAGCTGGAAAGACAACAATCCTATACAAAATGAAGCTGGGAGAGATAGTTACCACCATCCCAACAATTGGTTTCAACGTCGAAACAGTAGAGTATAAAAATATAAGCTTCACAGTCTGGGATGTCGGCGGTCAGGACAAGATTCGACCGCTCTGGAGACACTACTTCCAAAATACACAG GGTCTGATATTTGTCGTGGACAGTAATGACAGAGAGAGAATAGAGGAGGCCAAGTCTGAATTGGAACGAATG CTAAATGAGGATGACCTGAGGGACTCTACACTGCTAATATTTGCCAACAAACAGGATCTGCCCAATGCCCTCTCAACTAGTGAACTAACGGACAAGCTCGGTTTAAATAACCTTAGAAACAGAAAG TGGTTTATACAAGCAACATGCGCGACGCAAGGCACTGGATTGTACGAAGGCTTGGACTGGCTGTCTGCCACTCTTTCACAGTAA
- the LOC137388635 gene encoding uncharacterized protein, whose amino-acid sequence MSLRQSKRAKVDYAVLERTSEDAVNNTSFVKRNNSNIFNRSSVTHFDGTKLFDKLDCFVKPRLSEIVILSILVMFVGGIYFYHDTLNFHLLRTYAWAGSDQAQQLVGQRYALGKGVQKHAGKAMEYFKMAADQGHPQASHNLALGHVTKYTNLEPGEARRLLNHAAAHGVAEAHILLDLYCDKKQACND is encoded by the exons ATGTCACTGAGGCAATCTAAGCGAGCAAAGGTTGATTATGCAGTGTTAGAACGGACTAGTGAAGACGCTGTCAATAATACTAGTTTTGTTAAGagaaacaatagcaatattttcAACCGAAGTAGCGTGACTCACTTTGATGGTACAAAGTTGTTCGACAAACTTGACTGTTTTGTGAAACCACGATTAAGTGAG ATAGTGATTCTATCCATTCTGGTGATGTTCGTTGGCGGCATTTACTTTTATCATGACACTTTGAATTTTCATCTTCTCCGAACTTATGCTTGGGCTGGCAGTGATCAGGCCCAACAGCTGGTTGGTCAGCGCTATGCCTTAG GTAAAGGAGTCCAAAAGCATGCTGGGAAAGCTATGGAATACTTCAA AATGGCAGCTGATCAAGGCCACCCTCAAGCTTCTCATAACCTAGCCTTAGGGCATGTGACAAAATACACTAATCTAGAGCCTGG TGAGGCGCGTAGACTCTTGAATCATGCTGCGGCTCATGGTGTGGCTGAAGCTCATATTCTCCTTGATCTGTACTGTGACAAAAAGCAGGCTTGTAATGATTAG